Proteins co-encoded in one Prunus persica cultivar Lovell chromosome G6, Prunus_persica_NCBIv2, whole genome shotgun sequence genomic window:
- the LOC18773567 gene encoding pentatricopeptide repeat-containing protein At2g27610, translating into MTLKPALRTLAQSYTNQTLKQYQLSYHSKPLCHLHAIAVSPKSESFVSESRKSVIAHHLLDKTPQRDLLEYNHLLFEYFRNDRNNEAINLFVGLWRSGLQANGSILSSVLKVCGCLSDQVAGRQLHCQCVKSGCAEDVSVGTSLVDMYMKTEGVRDGRKVFDEMGDRTVVSWTSLIAGYARNGLNDQALELFSEMRLQGNKPNPHTFVTVLGVLAAKGMVEKGSQVHTMVIKNGFESITFVCNSLINMYLKSGIVKDAKAVFDCMPNRDAVTWNSLIAGYVINGLDLEAFEMFNQMGLAGVKFTQPIFVTVIKLCANYKELVFARQLQCCVLKSGLAFDRNIKTALMVAYSKCSEMDDAYKIFSMMQGFQSVVTWTAMISGYLQNGGTEHAVKLFCQMSREGIKPNDFTYSAILMARPSFSIGQVHAQVIKTNYEKSPSVGTSLIDAYVKMQNVHEAEKVFHIIDEKDIVAWSAMLSGYAQIGDTEGAVKIYLQLAREGVIPNEFTLSSIINACAAPTAAVEQGKQFHACSIKLRLNNTLCLSSALVTMYAKRGNIDSANEVFKRQGERDLVSWNSMISGYAQHGNGKKVLEVFEDMRRQNLEMDGITFIIMISACTHAGLVDEGKKYFNIMVQDYHIDPTTEHYSCMVDLYSRAGNLEKAMDIINGMPFEAGANAWRALLGACRIHRNIELGKLAAEKLIALQPQDSAAYVLLSNIYATAGNWQERAKVRKLMDERNVKKQPGYSWIEVKNKTYSFLAGDLSHPMSDLIYSKLEELNNRLSDMGYQPDTNYVLHDVEEEHKAAFLSQHSERLAIAFGLIAKPPGSTIQILKNLRVCGDCHTVIKLISVIEARDIVVRDSNRFHHFKDGLCSCGDYW; encoded by the coding sequence ATGACTCTAAAGCCCGCTTTGAGGACCCTTGCACAGTCATACACAAACCAAACTCTCAAACAATACCAGCTTTCATATCATAGCAAGCCTCTCTGCCACCTTCACGCGATTGCCGTCTCTCCAAAATCGGAGAGCTTCGTGTCTGAATCAAGAAAATCTGTAATTGCACACCACCTGCTCGACAAAACTCCCCAGAGAGACCTCTTGGAATACAATCACTTGCTTTTCGAGTATTTTCGCAATGACCGCAACAATGAAGCGATTAACCTCTTTGTGGGTCTTTGGCGGTCTGGTTTACAAGCAAATGGGTCGATCCTGTCTTCTGTTCTTAAGGTTTGCGGGTGCTTGTCTGATCAAGTTGCGGGTAGACAACTGCATTGTCAATGTGTAAAATCTGGGTGTGCAGAGGATGTTAGTGTTGGGACCTCTCTTGTTGATATGTATATGAAGACTGAAGGTGTTAGAGATGGAAGGAAAGTCTTTGATGAGATGGGGGACAGAACTGTAGTGTCATGGACTTCCCTGATTGCTGGTTATGCAAGAAATGGGTTGAATGACCAGGCATTGGAGTTGTTTTCAGAGATGCGACTACAAGGAAATAAGCCTAACCCGCATACATTTGTGACGGTCCTTGGAGTTTTGGCAGCTAAAGGTATGGTTGAGAAGGGAAGTCAGGTTCATACCATGGTGATAAAGAATGGCTTTGAGTCAATTACGTTCGTGTGCAATTCTTTGATTAATATGTATCTAAAGTCGGGGATAGTTAAGGACGCTAAAGCTGTTTTTGATTGTATGCCGAATAGGGATGCAGTTACTTGGAATAGTTTGATTGCGGGTTATGTGATAAATGGGCTCGATTTGGAAGCTTTTGAAATGTTTAATCAGATGGGGCTAGCAGGCGTTAAGTTCACACAACCGATATTTGTTACTGTCATTAAGTTATGTGCTAATTATAAAGAATTGGTTTTTGCAAGACAACTTCAGTGCTGTGTTCTGAAGAGTGGGTTGGCATTTGATCGCAATATTAAAACAGCACTTATGGTGGCTTATAGTAAATGCAGTGAAATGGATGACgcttataaaatattttctatGATGCAAGGTTTTCAAAGTGTGGTAACTTGGACTGCCATGATCAGTGGGTACTTGCAGAATGGCGGAACAGAACATGCAGTGAAGTTATTCTGTCAAATGAGTAGAGAAGGTATTAAACCAAATGATTTCACTTATTCTGCCATCCTTATGGCCCGCCCTTCTTTTTCTATAGGCCAAGTACATGCACAAGTTATCAAAACAAATTATGAGAAGTCACCTTCAGTAGGAACCTCACTCATAGATGCTTATGTTAAGATGCAAAATGTTCATGAAGCTGAAAAAGTTTTTCATATAATTGATGAGAAGGACATTGTGGCATGGTCAGCAATGCTTTCTGGATATGCTCAAATAGGAGATACTGAGGGAGCTGTTAAAATTTACCTCCAGTTGGCAAGGGAGGGGGTCATACCTAATGAATTTACCTTGTCTAGTATCATTAATGCTTGTGCTGCACCTACTGCAGCAGTAGAGCAGGGGAAACAGTTTCATGCATGCTCAATTAAACTAAGGTTGAATAATACTTTATGTCTAAGTAGTGCCCTTGTCACCATGTATGCAAAAAGGGGGAATATTGATAGTGCAAATGAAGTTTTCAAGAGGcaaggagagagagacttAGTTTCATGGAACTCAATGATCTCTGGTTATGCTCAACATGGTAATGGGAAGAAGGTTCTTGAAGTATTTGAAGATATGCGTAGACAAAATTTGGAAATGGACGGTATAACCTTTATTATCATGATCTCTGCCTGTACTCATGCAGGCTTAGTAGATGAAGGTAAAAAATACTTCAATATTATGGTCCAAGATTACCATATCGATCCAACAACGGAGCACTATTCTTGTATGGTTGATCTATACAGCCGAGCAGGAAATCTTGAAAAGGCCATGGATATCATAAATGGAATGCCATTCGAAGCTGGTGCAAATGCGTGGCGAGCTCTCTTGGGTGCTTGCCGTATTCACCGCAACATAGAGCTGGGAAAACTCGCGGCAGAAAAGCTCATTGCGCTTCAGCCACAGGACTCTGCCGCGTATGTTCTGCTGTCCAATATCTATGCCACAGCTGGAAACTGGCAAGAGAGGGCTAAAGTGAGGAAACTGATGGATGAGAGAAATGTGAAAAAGCAACCTGGGTATAGCTGGATTGAGGTGAAGAACAAGACCTATTCATTTTTGGCTGGTGACCTTTCACATCCCATGTCAGACCTTATATATTCAAAACTTGAAGAGTTAAATAACCGATTGAGTGATATGGGTTACCAGCCGGACACAAATTATGTCCTTCATGATGTTGAAGAGGAACACAAAGCAGCCTTTCTTTCTCAACACAGTGAAAGGCTAGCAATTGCTTTTGGATTGATTGCCAAACCTCCAGGGTCTACTATCCAGATTCTGAAAAATCTTAGAGTATGTGGAGACTGTCACACAGTTATTAAGTTAATTTCGGTGATTGAAGCAAGAGATATTGTTGTCAGGGATTCAAATCGATTCCACCACTTTAAGGATGGTTTATGCTCTTGTGGAGACTATTGGTGA
- the LOC18774077 gene encoding subtilisin-like protease SBT5.3: MPALPNKPYTLTRVLTLLFFIAFTLAHEATANKKHYIVYMGHHSHPNSESVIRANHEVLASVTGSIVRAQDAALHHYSKTFQGFSARLTPEQAQQLAESDSVVSVFESKTNRLSTTHSWDFLGLDSIPQYNQMPMDSKSNVIFCFAGVWPESESFSDKGLGPVPEKFKGECVTGENFTLANCNRKIIGSRFYVQGFEVENGPLESFAPLPFFRSARDSDGHGSHTGSTIAGSVVPNASFFGMARGTARGGAPSTRLAIYKACWFNLCSDADVLSAMDDAIYDGVDILSLSLGPDPPQPTYFENAISIGAFHAFHRGILVSASAGNSGFPSTACNVAPWILTVAASTLDREFHSNVYLGNSRILKGSSLNPLKMERSYGLIAASAAALPEVTAKNASFCKNNTLNASLIKGKIVVCTFETFTDNRTDKSRVVRQGGGVGMILVDPFLKDVGFQFVIPGTLIGQEEAQELQEYMMTEKNPVAIISPTITFLKTKPAPEMAVFSSMGPNIITPDIIKPDVTGPGVNVLAAWSPVATAATAEMSVNYNIISGTSMSCPHVSAVAAILKSYQPSWSPAAIMSAIMTTATVLDNSRSTIGRDPNGTPTTPFDYGSGHINPAAAIDPGLVYDFDSHDIINFLCSTGASPLQLKNLTGSLVYCQKSPTPSYNFNYPSIGVSKMNGRVSVHRTVTYYGKGSTVYVANVDYPAGVNVTVAPSKLKFTKTGEKMSFRVDFAAFKNSNGSFVFGALTWSNGIQKVRSPIGLNVISV; the protein is encoded by the exons ATGCCGGCATTGCCCAACAAGCCTTACACA CTCACTAGAGTTCTtactcttctcttcttcattgCATTTACTTTGGCCCATGAAGCCACTGCTAACAAAAAG CATTATATAGTTTACATGGGGCACCACTCTCACCCCAACTCTGAATCTGTCATCAGAGCAAACCATGAGGTTCTTGCTTCAGTCACTGGAAG TATTGTTAGAGCACAAGATGCAGCACTTCACCATTACAGTAAAACTTTTCAAGGCTTCTCAGCCAGGCTTACACCAGAGCAAGCTCAACAACTTGCAG AAAGTGATTCAGTTGTTTCTGTGTTCGAGAGCAAAACAAATCGTTTGAGCACAACACATTCCTGGGATTTTCTAGGCCTAGACTCTATTCCCCAATACAATCAAATGCCAATGGATTCAAAATCCAATGTCATT TTCTGTTTTGCAGGAGTTTGGCCAGAGTCAGAGAGCTTCAGTGATAAAGGATTAGGGCCTGTGCCGGAGAAATTCAAAGGAGAGTGTGTTACTGGCGAGAATTTTACATTGGCCAACTGCAACAG GAAAATCATTGGCTCCCGCTTTTACGTTCAAGGATTTGAAGTAGAGAATGGGCCTCTTGAGTCCTTTGCGCCTCTTCCTTTTTTCCGATCAGCTCGAGATAGTGATGGACATGGGAGTCACACTGGCTCAACAATAGCTGGATCTGTGGTACCTAATGCCAGCTTCTTTGGGATGGCCAGAGGCACTGCAAGAGGGGGTGCACCGAGCACCAGACTTGCTATCTACAAGGCATGCTGGTTTAACTTGTGTAGTGATGCAGACGTTCTTTCTGCTATGGATGATGCCATTTATGATGGTGTCGATATTCTCTCCCTTTCCCTTGGCCCTGACCCTCCACAGCCAacttattttgaaaatgcaaTCTCCATTGGGGCTTTCCACGCATTCCACAGAGGAATACTTGTTTCTGCATCAGCTGGGAACTCTGGTTTCCCAAGTACTGCATGCAATGTTGCTCCCTGGATCCTCACTGTTGCTGCAAGCACTTTGGATAGGGAATTCCattcaaacgtatatcttGGAAATTCAAGAATTCTAAAG GGTTCCTCTTTAAACCCACTGAAAATGGAAAGGTCTTACGGTTTGATAGCTGCAAGTGCTGCAGCTCTCCCAGAAGTCACAGCAAAGAATGCAAG CTTTTGCAAGAACAATACTCTAAATGCTAGCTTAATTAAGGGGAAAATCGTGGTATGCACCTTTGAGACCTTCACTGATAACCGAACGGACAAAAGCAGAGTTGTAAGACAAGGTGGTGGTGTGGGCATGATTCTTGTCGATCCATTTCTCAAAGATGTTGGCTTCCAGTTTGTCATCCCAGGCACTCTAATTGGTcaagaagaagcacaagagCTTCAAGAGTACATGATGACAGAAAA GAACCCAGTTGCTATAATCTCCCCGACAATTACATTTCTGAAAACTAAACCTGCACCAGAAATGGCAGTGTTCTCATCCATGGGGCCAAATATCATAACCCCAGACATTATCAAA CCAGATGTTACAGGACCTGGAGTGAATGTTTTAGCAGCATGGTCTCCGGTAGCGACTGCTGCAACGGCTGAAATGTCTGTCAATTATAACATAATATCTGGCACCTCAATGTCTTGCCCACATGTATCTGCGGTTGCAGCAATTTTGAAATCCTACCAACCTTCCTGGAGTCCAGCAGCCATAATGTCTGCAATAATGACAACAG CAACTGTCCTTGATAACAGCAGAAGCACCATTGGAAGAGATCCAAATGGAACCCCTACCACACCTTTCGACTATGGATCTGGACACATTAACCCGGCTGCAGCAATTGATCCTGGACTAGTATATGATTTTGATTCCCATGACATTATCAATTTTCTCTGCAGCACTGGGGCTAGCCCTTTGCAACTGAAAAACCTCACAGGAAGTCTAGTTTATTGCCAGAAGTCTCCTACCCCTTCCTACAATTTTAACTATCCTTCGATTGGTGTGTCAAAAATGAATGGAAGGGTATCTGTTCACCGAACTGTTACTTATTATGGTAAAGGCTCAACAGTATATGTTGCCAATGTAGATTATCCAGCAGGTGTGAATGTTACAGTTGCACCATCTAAACTCAAGTTTACAAAAACCGGGGAAAAGATGTCTTTTAGGGTAGATTTTGCCGCCTTCAAGAACAGTAATGGAAGCTTCGTGTTTGGAGCTTTGACATGGAGCAATGGTATTCAAAAGGTTAGGAGTCCTATTGGTCTCAATGTGATTTCAGTATAG
- the LOC18773640 gene encoding protein SUPPRESSOR OF K(+) TRANSPORT GROWTH DEFECT 1 yields the protein MYSNFKEQAIEYVKQAVQEDNAGNYAKAFPLYMNALEYFKTHLKYEKNPKIKEAITQKFTEYLRRAEEIRAVLDDGGPGPASNGDAAVATRPKTKPKDGEGGDGEDPEQAKLRAGLNSAIIREKPNVKWNDVAGLESAKQALQEAVILPVKFPQFFTGKRRPWRAFLLYGPPGTGKSYLAKAVATEADSTFFSISSSDLVSKWMGESEKLVSNLFQMARDSAPSIIFIDEIDSLCGTRGEGNESEASRRIKTELLVQMQGVGTNDQKVLVLAATNTPYALDQAIRRRFDKRIYIPLPDLKARQHMFKVHLGDTPNNLSESDFESLARKTEGFSGSDVAVCVKDVLFEPVRKTQDAMFFFKSADNMWIPCGPKQPGAIQITMQELAAKGLASQILPPPITKTDFDKVLARQRPTVSKSDLDVHERFTKEFGEEG from the exons ATGTATAGCAATTTCAAGGAGCAAGCGATAGAGTACGTGAAGCAAGCCGTACAGGAAGATAATGCGGGAAATTACGCCAAGGCGTTCCCTTTGTACATGAACGCCTTGGAATACTTCAAGACCCACTTGAAGTACGAGAAGAACCCTAAGATCAAGGAAGCCATAACCCAGAAGTTCACCGAGTACTTGCGCCGCGCCGAGGAGATTCGTGCTGTGTTGGATGACGGCGGCCCCGGGCCTGCATCCAACGGGGATGCGGCAGTGGCCACCAGGCCCAAGACCAAACCCAAAGACGGCGAGGGCGGCGACGGTGAGGATCCGGAGCAGGCTAAGCTCCGGGCCGGGCTCAATTCGGCGATTATAAGGGAAAAGCCCAATGTGAAATGGAACGATGTGGCTGGTTTGGAGAGTGCCAAGCAGGCCTTGCAAGAGGCAGTTATATTACCCGTCAAATTCCCGCAGTTCTTTACTG GCAAGAGACGACCATGGAGGGCTTTTCTATTGTATGGGCCTCCTGGAACTGGGAAGTCATACTTAGCCAAGGCTGTTGCAACTGAAGCAGACTCTACATTTTTCAG TATTTCTTCTTCAGACCTGGTTTCAAAGTGGATGGGTGAGAGTGAAAAGCTAGTTTCAAACCTTTTCCAAATGGCTCGTGATAGTGCCCCATCCATCATCTTCATCGATGAGATAGATTCATTATGTGGGACACGTGGAGAAGGCAATGAGAGTGAAGCTTCTAGACGAATTAAGACAGAACTTCTTGTGCAGATGCag GGTGTGGGAACGAATGACCAGAAAGTTCTTGTTCTTGCAGCAACGAATACTCCCTATGCACTTGACCAG GCCATTCGGCGACGTTTCGACAAGCGTATATACATTCCCCTTCCAGATTTAAAGGCTCGACAGCATATGTTCAAA GTTCATCTAGGAGACACTCCTAACAACTTATCAGAAAGTGATTTTGAAAGCTTAGCTCGCAAAACTGAGGGTTTTTCGGGTTCGGATGTTGCTGTTTGT GTTAAAGATGTTCTCTTTGAACCTGTTCGTAAAACCCAAGATGCCATGTTCTTTTTCAAGAGTGCTGATAATATGTGGATACCATGTGGACCAAAGCAACCCGGTGCTATCCAAATCACCATGCAGGAGCTGGCGGCAAAAGGACTTGCTTCACAG ATCCTTCCACCTCCAATCACAAAAACAGATTTTGATAAGGTGCTTGCTAGACAGAGGCCAACAGTGAGCAAAAGTGACCTTGATGTCCATGAGAGATTCACGAAAGAGTTTGGAGAGGAAGGGTGA
- the LOC18774355 gene encoding uncharacterized protein LOC18774355, which translates to MGKRDKKQRHQPRRAAFHYTEEDEEGVGDGHYEGHSASKHTLSEEEEEEEEEEEEVDGKEEADEYPSNDLPSKFLLYQQSVQSPKGDISYLQKFFLMYVGGRLPLHLQEDFCGTALLSAEWLRTDTRRTAVGLDLDVEALNWCMENNINKVGADAYSRMSLFHGNILQPLEAKLVKFEPQELIRKVSLTENKDNLESDEGESTLAEGSSSSNDEKYLRNHLLPARDIVCAFNYSCCCLHQRSELVLYFKHALDALSKKGGIFVMDLYGGTSSECKLRLQRRFSNFTYVWEQAEFDIIERKTRISLHFHLQKQQKKIRHAFSYSWRLWSLPEIKDCLEEAGFQSVHFWLRKMQDSRDMRKTEGFGVGRDIKYEEIKHFQQQDSWNAYIVGVA; encoded by the exons ATGGGAAAGCGAGACAAGAAACAGAGACACCAGCCAAGAAGAGCTGCCTTTCACTACActgaagaagacgaagaaggtGTTGGTGATGGTCATTATGAAGGTCACTCCGCTTCGAAGCACACACTTtctgaagaagaggaagaagaagaagaagaagaagaagaggttgATGGAAAAGAGGAAGCTGATGAGTACCCATCAAATGATTTGCCTTCaaaatttcttctttatcAACAATCTGTACAG TCACCAAAGGGAGACATAAGCTATCTGCAGAAGTTCTTTTTGATGTATGTGGGCGGGAGGTTACCTCTCCATCTCCAAGAAGATTTCTGTGGCACAGCCCTTCTTAG TGCAGAATGGCTCCGGACTGATACAAGGAGGACTGCTGTAGGGTTGGATTTAGATGTTGAAGCACTAAATTGGTGCATGGAGAACAACATAAATAAAGTTGGGGCTGATGCATATTCCAGAATGTCCCTCTTTCATGGGAATATCTTGCAACCTCTTGAGGCCAAACTAGTTAAATTCGAGCCCCAGGAGCTGATAAGAAAGGTGTCACTCACTGAGAACAAAGATAATTTGGAGAGTGATGAAGGTGAATCTACTCTTGCTGAGggctcttcttcctcaaatgATGAGAAATACTTGAGGAACCATCTGTTGCCTGCTAGAGATATTGTGTGTGCTTTCAACTACAGCTGTTGTTGTCTCCATCAACGTTCTGAACTGGTTCTGTATTTCAAGCATGCTCTTGATGCCTTGTCGAAGAAAGGTGGAATATTTGTAATGGATTTATATGGTGGTACATCCTCAGAGTGCAAGCTAAGGCTTCAGAGGAGATTTTCCAATTTTACG TACGTTTGGGAGCAAGCTGAGTTTGATATCATTGAGCGCAAGACAAGGATTAGCCTCCATTTCCATCTCCAAAAGCAGCAGAAGAAAATTCGACATGCATTTTCATACAGTTGGAGGCT GTGGTCACTGCCTGAGATTAAAGACTGCTTAGAAGAGGCAGGATTTCAGTCTGTTCATTTTTGGCTGCGGAAGATGCAAGACAGCAGAGATATGAGAAAAACAGAGGGTTTTGGTGTCGGGCGTGACATAAAGTATGAAGAGATAAAACATTTTCAGCAACAAGACTCTTGGAATGCATACATCGTAGGTGTTGCATAG